A part of Diachasmimorpha longicaudata isolate KC_UGA_2023 chromosome 11, iyDiaLong2, whole genome shotgun sequence genomic DNA contains:
- the LOC135167209 gene encoding uncharacterized protein LOC135167209 isoform X1, producing MASHVENLSFKVQYPLSPTSSISSERSTPSPDSGLECPQSLASDSNFLQLRSEHQVSRRKNSTSSDASYVSTNLSHDGGFSDTPDEITTPSNIDDDILEKFDGLECSPRNSNLNNPEITVDIISVQEDFSNEDDDDDLQERGPEPKSKHNRKKPYENCSDWLQSMENQTYSPELDSSAQQILSDPQLRDKITLCLDQLTDDNEGQRNCVNNEWIGTSVGSDPTCNSHSNERSIAFIPSIILHQDCLPNEEQLMFIDLQKFQAAQSDTNNPHPSPAASSDNWPDSPSSYNFLSSRSHSRASSRAQSPGSLGNIGSPLVSHSVAGSPPQNRLTPFRQPRPQSTSSSSNYSFGDTPSPSNYIQSIDRRIEDQLGRHFGNIRTCESCESSSTIVNSETIDDINCRIQMMNEVIRDNRDQDEMQVVPKYQRDSITCRMPDKNFDRNNYLYPDSIYPNAVSDLGNTGILINSAQNNLIYAEFNYNFNQSAVDNLQEGSSTDQSFPASEPVTDFVAELEDITQTYNSQNNAGSQMYLNQSSEILGLPESETNYNIRPGDVRHISPQYETHQQFGNPEQPSTSSTFDNFPIPKPVSQYRSSNSQRNSFRKISPWSLLNLPATSSSETLKAQVDPEELETAMRCLLKKSNSKLMMPDEHNNADGDTMLMYIVSSPSELETMKAYLAPLVERLGQIPNGLSKMNNRGEDALYLAAMNCPQVPHVAGYLAAAMLQKGIDISQRLYQTRGDTLIHAVAVRGETHKSVLAELLSLKTAQGNSVFDLSKRNYDGRTALHVAVEAHDPSGSGNDSISIVRLLLENGADPKVEETTHGNTALHLAISLSSDPSLIRTLLAGKGCEVVNVFNRNRNTPLHMAAAMSDRVSLDVQKDICMNLIRAGGLTNIANGQGRTPLALVSFARKDFIRHIFQGRDLHFS from the exons ATGGCTTCTCACGTAGAAAACTTGTCGTTCAAAGTTCAGTATCCACTAAGTCCGACTTCCAGCATTTCTTCGGAGAGATCAACTCCATCGCCCGATTCAGGATTAGAATGTCCTCAGAGTCTAGCGAGTGATTCGAATTTTCTTCAGCTGAGGTCCGAGCATCAAGTGTCTAGACGAAAGAACTCAACGTCATCAGATGCTTCATACGTCTCCACAAATCTAAGCCACGACGGAGGTTTTTCAGACACTCCGGATGAGATAACTACGCCTTCTAACATAGACGATGATATCCTAGAGAAGTTCGATGGTCTGGAATGTTCTCCGAGGAACTCCAACCTGAATAACCCAGAAATTACTGTCGACATTATCAGTGTGCAAGAAGATTTTTCCAACGAAGATGATGACGATGATCTGCAGGAAAGAGGACCCGAGCCAAAATCAAAGCACAATCGTAAAAAACCTTATGAGAACTGCAGCGATTGGTTGCAATCAATGGAAAATCAGACTTATTCCCCTGAACTTGATTCCTCAGCCCAACAGATTTTGAGTGATCCACAGTTGAGGGACAAGATAACACTCTGCCTTGATCAGCTGACTGACGATAATGAGGGACAAAGGAATTGTGTAAATAATGAGTGGATTGGCACCTCTGTGGGAAGTGATCCTACGTGCAACAGCCATTCCAATGAG AGGTCAATAGCATTCATTCCTTCCATTATTCTTCATCAGGATTGTCTTCCGAATGAAGAACAATTGATGTTCATCGATCTCCAAAAATTTCAAGCAGCGCAATCAGACACGAATAATCCACATCCATCACCGGCTGCCAGTTCGGATAATTGGCCGGATTCGCCCAGCAGCTACAATTTCTTATCATCAAGATCACACAGTCGTGCTTCGAGTCGAGCTCAATCTCCCGGATCTTTGGGAAATATTGGGTCGCCTCTGGTTTCACATTCAGTGGCTGGAAGTCCACCGCAAAACAGACTCACACCATTTAGACAGCCACGTCCTCAATCAACGTCATCATCATCCAATTACTCATTTGGAGATACGCCCAGTCCGTCGAATTACATCCAATCAATTGATCGAAGAATTGAAGATCAACTTGGGAGacactttggaaatatcagaacCTGCGAAAGCTGTGAATCATCAAGTACAATTGTCAATAGTGAAACAATTGACGACATCAATTGTCGGATTCAGATGATGAACGAGGTCATCAGGGACAACCGTGACCAAGACGAAATGCAAGTTGTTCCCAAATACCAGCGTGACTCTATAACCTGCAGAATGCCGGACAAAAATTTCGACCGAAACAACTACCTTTATCCCGACTCGATATATCCCAATGCTGTTTCTGATCTTGGAAATACTGGGATTCTCATCAACTCAGCACAGAACAATCTCATTTACGCTGAGTTCAACTATAACTTCAACCAGAGTGCTGTGGATAATCTGCAGGAAGGAAGTAGTACTGACCAGAGTTTTCCAGCTTCCGAACCTGTGACTGACTTTGTCGCTGAACTTGAAGACATAACACAAACTTACAATTCCCAAAATAATGCGGGATCACAGATGTACCTGAATCAGAGTTCGGAGATTCTTGGGTTACCAGAATCGGAAACCAACTACAATATTCGACCCGGAGATGTTCGTCATATATCCCCGCAGTACGAAACACACCAACAATTTGGTAATCCCGAGCAACCTTCAACTTCTTCAACCTTCGACAACTTCCCCATTCCAAAACCAGTCTCGCAATACAGATCAAGCAATTCCCAAAG GAATTCGTTCAGAAAGATATCACCCTGGTCGTTGCTCAATCTTCCAGCGACATCGTCAAGTGAAACGTTGAAGGCGCAGGTTGATCCCGAAGAACTGGAGACTGCCATGAGGTGTCTCTTGAAGAAATCGAACAGCAAACTGATGATGCCAGACGAGCACAATAATGCCGATGGTGATAC GATGCTTATGTACATCGTCAGCAGCCCTTCAGAATTGGAGACGATGAAGGCATACTTGGCACCTCTGGTAGAGCGCCTCGGGCAAATTCCTAATGGGCTTTCGAAAATGAATAACCGAGGAGAAGACGCGTTATACCTAGCTGCTATGAACTGTCCCCAGGTGCCTCATGTCGCGGGATATCTGGCGGCAGCGATGCTTCAAAAAGGAATTGATATTAGTCAGCGATTATATCAGACTCGC GGCGACACATTGATTCACGCGGTAGCGGTTCGTGGTGAGACCCACAAGTCAGTTTTAGCTGAATTGCTATCCCTGAAAACCGCTCAGGGTAATTCTGTATTCGATCTATCAAAACGCAATTACGATGGAAGAACAGCATTGCACGTAGCGGTAGAAGCGCACGATCCGTCGGGTTCGGGAAATGATTCAATTTCCATCGTGCGATTACTTCTCGAAAATGGAGCTGATCCCAAAGTTGAAGAGACAACGCATGGTAACACCGCTCTACACTTAGCGATTTCTTTGTCCAGCGATCCAAGTCTTATCCGA ACCCTGTTAGCGGGAAAAGGCTGCGAGGTCGTGAATGTTTTCAATCGAAACAGAAACACGCCTTTGCACATGGCAGCAGCAATGTCTGATAGAGTAAGCTTGGATGTTCAGAAAGACATTTGCATGAACTTGATCAGAGCGGGGGGATTAACGAACATCGCCAACGGCCAAGGGAGAACGCCTCTGGCTCTCGTGTCTTTCGCACGAAAAGACTTCATCAGACACATCTTCCAGGGACGAGACCTTCATTTCTCATAA
- the LOC135167209 gene encoding uncharacterized protein LOC135167209 isoform X2 — MASHVENLSFKVQYPLSPTSSISSERSTPSPDSGLECPQSLASDSNFLQLRSEHQVSRRKNSTSSDASYVSTNLSHDGGFSDTPDEITTPSNIDDDILEKFDGLECSPRNSNLNNPEITVDIISVQEDFSNEDDDDDLQERGPEPKSKHNRKKPYENCSDWLQSMENQTYSPELDSSAQQILSDPQLRDKITLCLDQLTDDNEGQRNCVNNEWIGTSVGSDPTCNSHSNEDCLPNEEQLMFIDLQKFQAAQSDTNNPHPSPAASSDNWPDSPSSYNFLSSRSHSRASSRAQSPGSLGNIGSPLVSHSVAGSPPQNRLTPFRQPRPQSTSSSSNYSFGDTPSPSNYIQSIDRRIEDQLGRHFGNIRTCESCESSSTIVNSETIDDINCRIQMMNEVIRDNRDQDEMQVVPKYQRDSITCRMPDKNFDRNNYLYPDSIYPNAVSDLGNTGILINSAQNNLIYAEFNYNFNQSAVDNLQEGSSTDQSFPASEPVTDFVAELEDITQTYNSQNNAGSQMYLNQSSEILGLPESETNYNIRPGDVRHISPQYETHQQFGNPEQPSTSSTFDNFPIPKPVSQYRSSNSQRNSFRKISPWSLLNLPATSSSETLKAQVDPEELETAMRCLLKKSNSKLMMPDEHNNADGDTMLMYIVSSPSELETMKAYLAPLVERLGQIPNGLSKMNNRGEDALYLAAMNCPQVPHVAGYLAAAMLQKGIDISQRLYQTRGDTLIHAVAVRGETHKSVLAELLSLKTAQGNSVFDLSKRNYDGRTALHVAVEAHDPSGSGNDSISIVRLLLENGADPKVEETTHGNTALHLAISLSSDPSLIRTLLAGKGCEVVNVFNRNRNTPLHMAAAMSDRVSLDVQKDICMNLIRAGGLTNIANGQGRTPLALVSFARKDFIRHIFQGRDLHFS; from the exons ATGGCTTCTCACGTAGAAAACTTGTCGTTCAAAGTTCAGTATCCACTAAGTCCGACTTCCAGCATTTCTTCGGAGAGATCAACTCCATCGCCCGATTCAGGATTAGAATGTCCTCAGAGTCTAGCGAGTGATTCGAATTTTCTTCAGCTGAGGTCCGAGCATCAAGTGTCTAGACGAAAGAACTCAACGTCATCAGATGCTTCATACGTCTCCACAAATCTAAGCCACGACGGAGGTTTTTCAGACACTCCGGATGAGATAACTACGCCTTCTAACATAGACGATGATATCCTAGAGAAGTTCGATGGTCTGGAATGTTCTCCGAGGAACTCCAACCTGAATAACCCAGAAATTACTGTCGACATTATCAGTGTGCAAGAAGATTTTTCCAACGAAGATGATGACGATGATCTGCAGGAAAGAGGACCCGAGCCAAAATCAAAGCACAATCGTAAAAAACCTTATGAGAACTGCAGCGATTGGTTGCAATCAATGGAAAATCAGACTTATTCCCCTGAACTTGATTCCTCAGCCCAACAGATTTTGAGTGATCCACAGTTGAGGGACAAGATAACACTCTGCCTTGATCAGCTGACTGACGATAATGAGGGACAAAGGAATTGTGTAAATAATGAGTGGATTGGCACCTCTGTGGGAAGTGATCCTACGTGCAACAGCCATTCCAATGAG GATTGTCTTCCGAATGAAGAACAATTGATGTTCATCGATCTCCAAAAATTTCAAGCAGCGCAATCAGACACGAATAATCCACATCCATCACCGGCTGCCAGTTCGGATAATTGGCCGGATTCGCCCAGCAGCTACAATTTCTTATCATCAAGATCACACAGTCGTGCTTCGAGTCGAGCTCAATCTCCCGGATCTTTGGGAAATATTGGGTCGCCTCTGGTTTCACATTCAGTGGCTGGAAGTCCACCGCAAAACAGACTCACACCATTTAGACAGCCACGTCCTCAATCAACGTCATCATCATCCAATTACTCATTTGGAGATACGCCCAGTCCGTCGAATTACATCCAATCAATTGATCGAAGAATTGAAGATCAACTTGGGAGacactttggaaatatcagaacCTGCGAAAGCTGTGAATCATCAAGTACAATTGTCAATAGTGAAACAATTGACGACATCAATTGTCGGATTCAGATGATGAACGAGGTCATCAGGGACAACCGTGACCAAGACGAAATGCAAGTTGTTCCCAAATACCAGCGTGACTCTATAACCTGCAGAATGCCGGACAAAAATTTCGACCGAAACAACTACCTTTATCCCGACTCGATATATCCCAATGCTGTTTCTGATCTTGGAAATACTGGGATTCTCATCAACTCAGCACAGAACAATCTCATTTACGCTGAGTTCAACTATAACTTCAACCAGAGTGCTGTGGATAATCTGCAGGAAGGAAGTAGTACTGACCAGAGTTTTCCAGCTTCCGAACCTGTGACTGACTTTGTCGCTGAACTTGAAGACATAACACAAACTTACAATTCCCAAAATAATGCGGGATCACAGATGTACCTGAATCAGAGTTCGGAGATTCTTGGGTTACCAGAATCGGAAACCAACTACAATATTCGACCCGGAGATGTTCGTCATATATCCCCGCAGTACGAAACACACCAACAATTTGGTAATCCCGAGCAACCTTCAACTTCTTCAACCTTCGACAACTTCCCCATTCCAAAACCAGTCTCGCAATACAGATCAAGCAATTCCCAAAG GAATTCGTTCAGAAAGATATCACCCTGGTCGTTGCTCAATCTTCCAGCGACATCGTCAAGTGAAACGTTGAAGGCGCAGGTTGATCCCGAAGAACTGGAGACTGCCATGAGGTGTCTCTTGAAGAAATCGAACAGCAAACTGATGATGCCAGACGAGCACAATAATGCCGATGGTGATAC GATGCTTATGTACATCGTCAGCAGCCCTTCAGAATTGGAGACGATGAAGGCATACTTGGCACCTCTGGTAGAGCGCCTCGGGCAAATTCCTAATGGGCTTTCGAAAATGAATAACCGAGGAGAAGACGCGTTATACCTAGCTGCTATGAACTGTCCCCAGGTGCCTCATGTCGCGGGATATCTGGCGGCAGCGATGCTTCAAAAAGGAATTGATATTAGTCAGCGATTATATCAGACTCGC GGCGACACATTGATTCACGCGGTAGCGGTTCGTGGTGAGACCCACAAGTCAGTTTTAGCTGAATTGCTATCCCTGAAAACCGCTCAGGGTAATTCTGTATTCGATCTATCAAAACGCAATTACGATGGAAGAACAGCATTGCACGTAGCGGTAGAAGCGCACGATCCGTCGGGTTCGGGAAATGATTCAATTTCCATCGTGCGATTACTTCTCGAAAATGGAGCTGATCCCAAAGTTGAAGAGACAACGCATGGTAACACCGCTCTACACTTAGCGATTTCTTTGTCCAGCGATCCAAGTCTTATCCGA ACCCTGTTAGCGGGAAAAGGCTGCGAGGTCGTGAATGTTTTCAATCGAAACAGAAACACGCCTTTGCACATGGCAGCAGCAATGTCTGATAGAGTAAGCTTGGATGTTCAGAAAGACATTTGCATGAACTTGATCAGAGCGGGGGGATTAACGAACATCGCCAACGGCCAAGGGAGAACGCCTCTGGCTCTCGTGTCTTTCGCACGAAAAGACTTCATCAGACACATCTTCCAGGGACGAGACCTTCATTTCTCATAA
- the LOC135167220 gene encoding uncharacterized protein LOC135167220: MSSRVNNVEYSTHCLWIIVLINLHFISGKSISESCWHQNGVVVECKCVGNEELTLPETFNYEHLTHLTISSCVSANLEFDSLEHAQYIRDITVENITGTLLFHPMLVSKYMGVFEIKNVGRIPLIGHHMFTSIMSIETFKIENTRIENFDETFQGINITNLIFRNVTMDATSGINFWVNAKSLKIIDSVIRNVTGNFNVGSFESIELLNSMFEFQMPGQMSLHGNTAKINNCTFYNITVIIVAKRNIEMKNNCADGKSLLRLDSRLINSYGNRSPNEITFLKSNMTEILAYNNTVCIAASCKCPRSFHRSCQSILTVNVSLGIILILISYLL, encoded by the exons ATGTCGTCACGTGTCAATAATGTGGAATACAGTACGCATTGTCTGTGGATAATTGTGCTAATAAATTTGCATTTTATATCCGGGAAAAGTATCAGTGAATCTTGCTGGCATCAGAATGGCGTTGTTGTTGAGTGCAAATGTGTTGGAAATGAA GAACTGACCCTGCCTGAGACCTTCAATTACGAACATTTGACTCACCTGACAATCTCGTCGTGCGTTTCAGCGAATCTAGAGTTCGACAGTCTCGAGCATGCACAGTACATTCGTGACATCACAGTGGAAAATATCACCGGGACATTGTTATTCCATCCTATGCTTGTGTCTAAGTACATGGGCGTGTTCGAGATAAAAAATGTCGGACGTATACCGTTGATTGGACATCACATGTTTACGAGTATAATGAGCATCGAGACATTTAAAATCGAAAAcacaagaattgaaaattttgatgagACTTTCCAAGGCATCAACATAACAAATTTAATCTTCCGAAATGTCACAATGGATGCAACATCGGGAATCAATTTCTGGGTCAATGCCAAGTCACTGAAGATCATTGACTCCGTGATACGCAATGTCACCGGTAATTTTAACGTTGGGAGTTTTGAATCGATCGAACTTCTGAACTCAATGTTCGAGTTCCAGATGCCAGGGCAAATGTCACTCCACGGGAATACAGCGAAAATTAATAACTGTACATTTTACAACATAACTGTCATTATTGTTGCCAAGAGAAATATTGAGATGAAGAATAATTGCGCAGATGGAAAGAGTTTGTTGAGACTTGATTCAAGATTAATTAACAGCTATGGTAACAGGTCTCCAAATGAAATAACTTTTCTCAAGAGCAATATGACGGAAATTCTGGCCTATAACAATACTGTGTGCATTGCTGCTAGTTGCAAATGCCCGAGAAGTTTTCATCGGAGTTGTCAGAGTATTCTGACTGTCAATGTTTCTcttggaattattttaatactCATTTCGTATCTCTTGTAA
- the LOC135167222 gene encoding afadin- and alpha-actinin-binding protein-like has translation MADNRNSVSAMRRIRNALEENKYLMEFCTLDNFDEAVVAVFEELEAIDDIPLFINAEDLKSPEGLKNIFVILINATWHLIHKHRCFIKSHEALKEDRCRISNDNASLSNQIKRLKEAIQKKDSNLNEVQERERQLNVKINNLNREVKREKEETLKLKKQIQSKDDQHTHEIRRIQQSGNKLRDQLQKTVGTYVPRTRLSTMSLQTEQEKKMRLYQQTINRLEENNSLMMQEINDLRQELALHVNGVELHMESSGLWTETTA, from the exons ATGGCAGACAATAGGAACAGTGTGTCCGCTATGAGGAGAATCAGAAATGCTctggaagaaaataaatatttgatggaGTTTTGCACACTGGATAATTTCGATGAAGCTGTTGTTGCTGTGTTTGAG GAACTGGAGGCTATTGACGATATCCCTCTATTTATAAACGCGGAGGATTTAAAATCTCCTGAGGGATTGAAGAATATCTTCGTCATTCTGATAAATGCCACTTGGCATTTGATTCACAAACACAGATGCTTCATAAAGTCACATGAAGCTCTCAAAGAGGACAGATGCAGGATATCCAATGACAATGCGAGTCTCTCT AATCAAATTAAAAGACTTAAAGAAGCGATTCAGAAGAAAGACAGTAATTTAAATGAAGTCCAGGAGAGAGAGCGTCAGCTAAAcgttaaaatcaataatttaaaccGAGAAGTTAAACGTGAAAAGGAAGAG ACGCTGAAGTTGAAGAAGCAAATCCAGTCAAAGGACGACCAACATACTCACGAAATACGTAGAATTCAACAGAGTGGAAATAAACTTCGTGATCAATTGCAGAAGACTGTCG GAACTTATGTACCGAGAACGCGACTCTCGACGATGAGTCTTCAGACcgagcaagaaaaaaaaatgcgtctCTATCAACAGACAATAAATCGTTTGGAGGAGAATAATAGCTTAATGATGCAGGAAATCAATGATTTGCGACAAGAGTTGGCACTTCATGTTAATGGTGTTGAGCTTCATATGGAATCATCTGGACTCTGGACAGAAACTACGGCTTAG